One Prunus dulcis chromosome 8, ALMONDv2, whole genome shotgun sequence DNA window includes the following coding sequences:
- the LOC117636956 gene encoding germin-like protein subfamily 1 member 7, which translates to MKGVHFLTSTVTILAFTSFLVSAYDPSPLQDFCVAINNPPSAVQAVFVNGKFCKDPKFVTANDFFFSGLQIAKSTVNPVGSTVTAVNVDQIAGLNTLGISLARIDFAPNGLNPPHTHPRGSEILVVLEGTLYVGFVTSNADNNRLISKVLNKGDVFVFPIGLIHFQLNVGYGNAVALAGLGSQNPGVITIANAVFGSKHPINPDVLAKAFQVDNKLVDYLQKQFWYENNQ; encoded by the exons ATGAAAGGTGTTCATTTCCTCACAAGCACTGTTACCATATTGGCATTCACAAGTTTCCTTGTGTCCGCCTATGACCCCAGTCCTCTGCAGGATTTCTGCGTAGCAATTAATAACCCCCCATCTGCTG TACAAGCAGTGTTTGTGAATGGGAAATTCTGCAAGGATCCAAAGTTCGTTACAGCAaatgatttcttcttttctgggCTTCAAATTGCCAAAAGCACAGTAAATCCAGTTGGTTCAACAGTGACAGCCGTGAATGTAGACCAAATAGCAGGATTGAACACTCTTGGCATTTCCCTAGCTCGCATAGACTTCGCACCAAATGGCCTAAACCCTCCTCATACTCACCCTCGTGGCTCAGAAATTCTTGTAGTCTTGGAAGGTACACTCTATGTCGGATTCGTCACATCAAATGCTGATAATAATCGGCTAATCAGCAAGGTGTTGAACAAGGGAGATGTATTTGTGTTCCCAATTGGTCTCATTCACTTCCAACTCAACGTGGGATACGGCAACGCTGTAGCCCTTGCTGGCCTTGGCAGCCAGAACCCAGGAGTGATCACCATAGCCAATGCAGTTTTTGGCTCCAAGCATCCCATCAACCCTGATGTTTTAGCCAAGGCCTTCCAAGTGGACAACAAATTGGTTGATTATCTTCAGAAACAGTTTTGGTACGAGAACAATCAATAA